In Octopus bimaculoides isolate UCB-OBI-ISO-001 chromosome 5, ASM119413v2, whole genome shotgun sequence, a genomic segment contains:
- the LOC106877008 gene encoding uncharacterized protein LOC106877008 gives MKLSHIISVFFLVAVIYIQSGFGIKCYECNSFHQQDCGDHFQNTTFRLVTCEGDLCRKIVQTVKIDDKWQARYIRQCAKEGEIGAREGRECKDRIGTNGIKMRYCHCNNMDGCNSANSWNVPFVLMTTAFVGQYIWQKL, from the exons ATGAAGTTATCTCATATCATCTCCGTATTTTTCTTGGTTGCAGTTATCTATATACAATCTG GTTTTGGAATCAAATGTTATGAATGCAACTCTTTCCACCAGCAAGATTGTGGAgatcattttcaaaatacaacCTTTCGTTTGGTTACTTGTGAGGGTGATCTATGCCGAAAAATTgtacagacag tcaaaattGATGATAAGTGGCAAGCCCGTTATATCAGGCAATGTGCTAAGGAGGGTGAAATTGGTGCCCGAGAAGGACGTGAGTGCAAAGATAGAATTGgtacaaatggaataaaaatgaGATACTGTCATTGTAACAATATGGATGGTTGTAATTCTGCAAATTCCTGGAATGTACCTTTTGTACTCATGACAACTGCCTTTGTTGGACAATACATATGGCAAAAACTATAA